From Nocardioides sp. HDW12B, the proteins below share one genomic window:
- a CDS encoding fructosamine kinase family protein, whose product MGRARALTFRKADPTAPPGYFAWEAAGLEWLRAADGARVVEVDARSDGHLDLERLVPVSPTREAARSFGRALAATHDAGADAWGSPPAGWTGAGFFGPLSQPLPLPLGAWATWGAFSAEARLAPMVARCRDAGLYDAGEVVVLERLVQRVAGGELDTDDRPARIHGDLWSGNVMWTADGVVLIDPAAHGGHRETDLALLALFGAPHLDALLAGYDEAHPPAAGRSERVGVHQLHCLLVHAVLFGGGYGAQAYGIARRWA is encoded by the coding sequence GTGGGTCGGGCCCGTGCGTTGACGTTCCGCAAGGCCGATCCCACCGCACCCCCCGGCTACTTCGCCTGGGAGGCGGCCGGGCTGGAGTGGCTGCGCGCCGCCGACGGGGCGCGCGTCGTCGAGGTCGACGCACGCTCGGACGGGCACCTCGACCTCGAACGGCTCGTCCCGGTGTCCCCGACCCGGGAAGCTGCCCGTTCGTTCGGTCGTGCCCTGGCCGCCACCCACGACGCCGGCGCCGACGCCTGGGGGAGCCCGCCCGCGGGATGGACCGGTGCCGGGTTCTTCGGACCGCTGTCCCAGCCGCTCCCGCTGCCGCTCGGGGCCTGGGCCACCTGGGGTGCCTTCTCCGCCGAGGCGCGGCTGGCGCCGATGGTGGCGCGGTGCCGTGACGCCGGGCTGTACGACGCCGGGGAGGTCGTCGTCCTGGAGCGGCTCGTGCAGCGGGTCGCCGGCGGGGAGCTGGACACCGACGACCGCCCGGCACGCATCCACGGCGACCTGTGGTCGGGCAACGTGATGTGGACCGCGGACGGGGTGGTGCTCATCGACCCGGCCGCCCACGGCGGGCACCGCGAGACCGACCTGGCGCTGCTGGCGCTCTTCGGGGCGCCGCACCTCGACGCGCTGCTGGCCGGCTACGACGAGGCGCACCCACCGGCCGCCGGGCGGTCCGAGCGGGTGGGGGTGCACCAGCTGCACTGCCTGCTCGTGCACGCCGTGCTGTTCGGTGGGGGATACGGGGCGCAGGCCTACGGGATCGCGCGTCGGTGGGCGTGA
- a CDS encoding NUDIX domain-containing protein yields the protein MTRTLVVGAALLRDGTVLAARRTSPPAAAGRWELPGGKVEPGESPEAAVVRELREELGVEARVVGWLAGEQPIGDSLLLRVAVCATDDEPRPLEHDRVRALGADELGDVDWLEPDRPFLPELRRRLLAGEAPEA from the coding sequence GTGACCAGGACCCTGGTCGTCGGCGCCGCCCTGCTGCGCGACGGCACGGTCCTCGCTGCACGGCGTACCTCCCCGCCGGCGGCCGCCGGACGCTGGGAGCTCCCCGGTGGGAAGGTCGAGCCCGGGGAGTCGCCGGAGGCCGCCGTCGTGCGCGAGCTGCGCGAGGAGCTGGGGGTTGAGGCGCGCGTGGTGGGGTGGCTCGCGGGTGAGCAGCCCATCGGGGACAGCCTCCTGCTGCGGGTGGCGGTGTGCGCCACCGACGACGAGCCGCGACCGCTCGAGCACGACCGGGTGCGGGCGCTGGGCGCCGACGAGCTCGGCGACGTCGACTGGCTGGAGCCGGACCGCCCCTTCCTGCCCGAGCTGCGCCGGCGGCTGCTCGCGGGAGAGGCGCCCGAGGCCTAG
- a CDS encoding VOC family protein: MRHVFAGIRVSDLEASAAWFERLLGRAADFAPNDTELVWDLNEGGSLFLERSSEGAGFARVTVFVDDLEAFLAAAASRGVEPTKRETYDNGVRHATFHDPDGNDVSFGDLPAAP; encoded by the coding sequence GTGCGGCACGTCTTCGCGGGCATCCGCGTCTCCGACCTCGAGGCCTCGGCGGCCTGGTTCGAGCGACTGCTCGGCCGGGCGGCCGACTTCGCCCCCAACGACACCGAGCTGGTCTGGGACCTCAACGAGGGCGGCTCGCTCTTCCTCGAGCGGTCGTCCGAGGGCGCGGGTTTCGCGCGGGTGACGGTGTTCGTCGACGACCTGGAGGCGTTCCTCGCCGCGGCCGCGTCGCGGGGCGTCGAGCCGACGAAGCGCGAGACCTACGACAACGGCGTGCGGCACGCCACCTTCCACGACCCCGACGGCAACGACGTCAGCTTCGGCGACCTGCCCGCTGCTCCCTGA
- a CDS encoding MerR family transcriptional regulator, producing the protein MTEREAADGTEEHTLTVDELAAATGLTVRNTRYYASLGLLPPPVRRGRVAFYGPSHLARLELVRALQDHGFTLSAIERYLANVAESATPAELSVQRAVLTAWRPSRREDVRAEELAERAGRPLSEDDVAWLVDVGALRRVGRDFQALPVLRLAVELLDVGMPVAGIRAADRAVRRHMGELADELQGILDDVLAGYDVAAMSRDEARELEQALGALRTLTLDSIVESFQHAAHQLATRSLTTSPLSDTAHG; encoded by the coding sequence GTGACCGAGCGCGAGGCCGCGGATGGCACGGAGGAGCACACGCTCACCGTCGACGAGCTCGCCGCCGCGACGGGCCTGACGGTCCGCAACACCCGCTACTACGCGAGCCTGGGCCTGCTGCCCCCGCCGGTACGCCGCGGACGGGTCGCCTTCTACGGTCCCAGCCACCTCGCCCGCCTCGAGCTGGTGCGGGCCCTGCAGGACCACGGCTTCACGCTGTCGGCGATCGAGCGCTACCTCGCCAACGTCGCCGAGAGCGCGACGCCGGCCGAGCTCTCGGTCCAGCGCGCCGTGCTCACCGCGTGGCGGCCCAGCCGGCGCGAGGACGTGCGGGCCGAGGAGCTCGCCGAGCGTGCCGGCCGCCCGCTGAGCGAGGACGACGTCGCGTGGCTGGTCGACGTCGGGGCGCTGCGCCGGGTCGGTCGCGACTTCCAGGCCCTGCCGGTGCTGCGGCTCGCCGTCGAGCTGCTCGACGTGGGCATGCCGGTCGCCGGCATCCGGGCCGCGGACCGCGCCGTACGCCGTCACATGGGTGAGCTGGCCGACGAGCTGCAGGGCATCCTCGACGACGTGCTGGCCGGCTACGACGTGGCTGCCATGTCGCGCGACGAGGCGCGTGAGCTCGAGCAGGCCCTGGGGGCGCTGCGGACGCTGACCCTGGACTCGATCGTCGAGAGCTTCCAGCACGCCGCCCACCAGCTGGCGACGCGGTCGCTGACCACGTCGCCCCTCTCGGACACCGCGCACGGCTGA
- a CDS encoding class I SAM-dependent methyltransferase: protein MPTTPSERDVSEAYDRLAPQYAELFADVRRAHPADRAAYGELARLVLDDGGVRVGDLGCGPGHWAAHLADQGLDVVAVDLSPVFVTMARLAHPDLDVQVGSLSDLPFDDETLDGAACWFSLIHTPPEDLGTVLAEVARVLVPGGRLLVGFKADQDGERGEVVAYDHRVVTGYLWPTDELVARLHDAGLEETHRRVREPGPDERFLHGALLLRKHGLGDD from the coding sequence GTGCCGACCACCCCGAGCGAACGCGACGTCAGCGAGGCCTACGACCGTCTCGCCCCGCAGTACGCCGAGCTCTTCGCCGACGTCCGTCGGGCACACCCGGCCGACCGGGCTGCGTACGGCGAGCTCGCCCGGCTAGTGCTCGACGACGGCGGCGTCCGGGTCGGTGACCTCGGCTGCGGGCCCGGCCACTGGGCGGCGCACCTCGCGGACCAGGGCCTCGACGTCGTCGCCGTCGACCTCTCTCCGGTCTTCGTGACGATGGCCCGCCTGGCGCACCCCGACCTCGACGTCCAGGTCGGCTCGCTGTCCGACCTCCCCTTCGACGACGAGACGCTCGACGGCGCCGCCTGCTGGTTCTCCCTCATCCACACGCCGCCGGAGGACCTCGGCACGGTGCTCGCCGAGGTGGCGCGGGTGCTCGTGCCCGGCGGGCGTCTGCTCGTCGGCTTCAAGGCGGACCAGGACGGAGAGCGCGGCGAGGTCGTCGCCTACGACCACCGCGTCGTGACCGGATACCTGTGGCCCACCGACGAGCTGGTCGCCCGGCTGCACGACGCGGGCCTGGAGGAGACCCACCGGCGCGTCCGCGAGCCGGGTCCCGACGAGCGCTTCCTCCACGGGGCGCTGCTGCTGCGCAAGCACGGCCTCGGCGACGACTGA
- a CDS encoding isoprenylcysteine carboxylmethyltransferase family protein, with amino-acid sequence MAHTTRGFPVPPPVLGLAAALAQRALVPRPRPSAPRRAVAVAVAAASAGLAGSAAGGFRRRGTTVNPIRLGESTELVVDGPFAHTRNPMYVGMAGVLTAHAVWRGRPAAALPLLAWVAVIDNLQIPPEEASMAELFGDRYASYRSTVPRWVGPVR; translated from the coding sequence ATGGCGCACACGACCCGAGGCTTCCCCGTCCCACCGCCCGTGCTCGGCCTGGCCGCCGCCCTGGCCCAGCGGGCCCTCGTGCCCCGGCCTCGCCCCTCGGCGCCACGCCGTGCCGTGGCGGTCGCTGTCGCGGCCGCGTCGGCCGGGCTCGCGGGCTCCGCAGCCGGTGGCTTCCGCCGCCGCGGCACGACCGTGAACCCGATCAGGCTCGGTGAGTCCACCGAGCTCGTCGTCGACGGCCCGTTCGCCCACACCCGCAACCCGATGTACGTCGGCATGGCGGGCGTGCTGACGGCACACGCGGTGTGGCGCGGGCGTCCGGCCGCCGCCCTGCCGCTGCTGGCCTGGGTGGCCGTCATCGACAACCTGCAGATCCCGCCCGAGGAGGCGTCGATGGCCGAGCTCTTCGGCGACCGCTACGCCTCCTACCGCTCCACCGTGCCGCGGTGGGTCGGGCCCGTGCGTTGA
- a CDS encoding phosphatase PAP2 family protein, with the protein MSPLTTPPREPGTVVRPEPVGGGRARTVAAWATALVAAASVGGVYLLAVLTPTGQHVDDRLMTWAATTVEDTGWAARLLGEVGQVPLLLLVTGAVAALAGAVHGPWRAVVVAAVAATTVVVSQVLKAGLERPSLLDATMMNSFPSGHVAAVAGVAAALVLAVPRVLRAPTLLVTLPVVGAVGLATVVLAWHRPSDVVASVLIAVACAGLGEALVPSRRRPARTAPAL; encoded by the coding sequence ATGAGCCCCCTGACCACCCCGCCGCGCGAGCCCGGGACCGTCGTCCGCCCGGAGCCCGTCGGGGGTGGCCGGGCCCGGACCGTCGCGGCGTGGGCCACCGCCCTGGTCGCGGCCGCCTCGGTCGGCGGCGTCTACCTGCTCGCGGTGCTGACGCCCACCGGTCAGCACGTCGACGACCGGCTCATGACCTGGGCGGCGACGACCGTCGAGGACACCGGCTGGGCCGCCCGGCTCCTCGGCGAGGTCGGCCAGGTGCCGCTGCTGCTGCTCGTGACCGGGGCCGTCGCCGCGCTCGCCGGCGCCGTGCACGGACCCTGGCGCGCGGTCGTGGTGGCGGCGGTGGCGGCGACGACGGTGGTGGTCTCGCAGGTGCTCAAGGCCGGTCTCGAGCGGCCCTCGCTGCTCGACGCCACGATGATGAACTCGTTCCCCAGCGGGCACGTCGCCGCGGTCGCGGGTGTCGCGGCCGCACTCGTGCTCGCCGTGCCGCGGGTGCTGCGCGCGCCCACCCTCCTGGTCACCCTCCCGGTCGTGGGGGCGGTGGGACTCGCGACCGTGGTGCTCGCCTGGCACCGACCCAGCGACGTGGTCGCGTCGGTCCTGATCGCCGTCGCCTGTGCCGGCCTGGGCGAGGCGCTGGTGCCGTCGCGGCGCCGACCGGCCAGGACGGCTCCTGCCCTCTAG
- a CDS encoding MOSC N-terminal beta barrel domain-containing protein, whose translation MQVTRLTTYPVKSMAGTRTDHAVVTPQGLHEDRRWALVDPDGRPVTARECHALLGVTAEPTGDGAVRLVTREGAECLLPTVAPDAPTVEVGFSRVSRLALGDAGASTWLSDLVGRPLRFVRLADPSAREIGASHGGRPGESMSLADAGPILLVSQTSVQRLRDWVLEESQEEWLDPEEAVERFRPNVVVDGEEPFAEDGWQRLRIGGTTYRQGELCDRCVMTTIALDSLETTAEPIRTLARHRRWDATTWFGVRLVPELGAEGPAAEVRVGDTVAPL comes from the coding sequence GTGCAGGTGACCCGGCTGACGACGTACCCGGTGAAGTCGATGGCGGGGACCCGCACCGACCACGCGGTCGTCACGCCGCAGGGGCTGCACGAGGACCGGCGGTGGGCCCTGGTCGACCCGGACGGGCGCCCGGTCACGGCGCGCGAGTGCCACGCCCTGCTCGGCGTCACGGCTGAGCCCACCGGCGACGGTGCGGTCAGGCTCGTCACGCGCGAGGGGGCGGAGTGCCTTCTGCCGACCGTCGCTCCCGACGCCCCCACCGTGGAGGTCGGCTTCAGCCGGGTGAGCCGGCTGGCTCTCGGCGACGCGGGTGCGAGCACGTGGCTGTCGGACCTCGTGGGTCGTCCGCTGCGGTTCGTGCGGCTGGCCGACCCGTCCGCTCGCGAGATCGGCGCCTCCCACGGCGGGCGGCCCGGGGAGTCGATGAGCCTGGCCGACGCCGGACCGATTCTTCTTGTCAGTCAGACATCAGTGCAGCGTTTGCGGGACTGGGTGCTCGAGGAGTCCCAGGAGGAGTGGCTCGACCCGGAGGAGGCCGTGGAGAGGTTCCGCCCCAACGTCGTCGTCGACGGGGAGGAGCCGTTCGCCGAGGACGGCTGGCAGCGCCTGCGCATCGGCGGCACGACGTACCGGCAGGGCGAGCTCTGTGACCGGTGCGTGATGACGACCATCGCGCTGGACAGCCTCGAGACCACCGCCGAGCCGATCCGCACCCTCGCGCGGCACCGGAGGTGGGACGCGACGACCTGGTTCGGCGTCCGTCTCGTCCCGGAGCTGGGCGCCGAGGGCCCGGCCGCCGAGGTGCGCGTGGGCGACACGGTGGCGCCGCTGTGA
- a CDS encoding antibiotic biosynthesis monooxygenase, with protein sequence MITEHALLPVVPGREEEFERALDDALPIIAGMPGFGGLTVSRGIESPSTYLLLVAWDSLEDHTEGFRGSPEYARWKALLHEFYDPFPVVEHFAAVATVAPDGAR encoded by the coding sequence GTGATCACCGAGCACGCCCTGCTGCCCGTCGTCCCCGGCCGCGAGGAGGAGTTCGAGCGTGCGCTCGACGACGCCCTCCCGATCATCGCCGGCATGCCCGGGTTCGGCGGCCTGACGGTCAGCCGGGGGATCGAGTCGCCCTCGACGTACCTCCTGCTCGTCGCGTGGGACTCCCTGGAGGACCACACGGAGGGGTTCCGCGGCTCGCCGGAGTACGCCCGTTGGAAGGCGCTGCTGCACGAGTTCTACGACCCGTTCCCGGTCGTGGAGCACTTCGCGGCCGTCGCGACCGTCGCGCCCGATGGGGCACGATAG
- a CDS encoding LLM class F420-dependent oxidoreductase, with product MKLSTPLMYDGNPRNAADQVVAWEKAGLDTVWVAEAYGFDSPTLMGYLAAKTETVEIGSAILNIYSRTPALIAQTAAGLDNISGGRAILGLGASGPQVIEGWHGLPYEKPLGRTREVVDLVRRALKREKLENDGIIKLPLPEGQGTGLGKPLKMLTKPERDTIPIWIASLGQKNVAATAEYADGWLPHLYAPELAEKVWGDSLATGAAKRSAELGPLQIAAGGMVSIGEDVKGMLDFARPMFALYIGGMGAKGKNFYNDLCVQYGYEKEAELIQDLYLDGKKDEAAAAVPEDLLEMCNLVGPESYIKERIAAFQASGVTHLNVVPASEDPAKTISQLKEWIS from the coding sequence ATGAAGCTCTCCACCCCGTTGATGTACGACGGCAACCCCCGCAACGCCGCCGACCAGGTCGTGGCGTGGGAGAAGGCCGGCCTCGACACCGTCTGGGTCGCGGAGGCCTACGGCTTCGACTCGCCGACGCTCATGGGCTACCTCGCGGCGAAGACCGAGACCGTCGAGATCGGCTCGGCCATCCTCAACATCTACTCGCGCACGCCCGCGCTGATCGCGCAGACCGCCGCCGGTCTCGACAACATCTCCGGCGGCCGCGCGATCCTCGGCCTCGGTGCCTCCGGCCCCCAGGTCATCGAGGGCTGGCACGGCCTGCCCTACGAGAAGCCGCTGGGCCGCACCCGGGAGGTCGTCGACCTCGTCCGCCGGGCGCTCAAGCGCGAGAAGCTCGAGAACGACGGCATCATCAAGCTGCCGCTGCCCGAGGGGCAGGGCACCGGTCTCGGCAAGCCGCTCAAGATGCTCACCAAGCCCGAGCGCGACACCATCCCGATCTGGATCGCCTCGCTGGGGCAGAAGAACGTCGCCGCCACCGCCGAGTACGCCGACGGCTGGCTGCCGCACCTCTACGCTCCCGAGCTGGCCGAGAAGGTGTGGGGCGACTCGCTCGCCACCGGAGCGGCGAAGCGCTCGGCCGAGCTGGGCCCGCTGCAGATCGCGGCCGGCGGCATGGTGTCGATCGGTGAGGACGTCAAGGGCATGCTCGACTTCGCCCGTCCGATGTTCGCGCTCTACATCGGCGGCATGGGCGCCAAGGGCAAGAACTTCTACAACGACCTGTGCGTGCAGTACGGCTACGAGAAGGAGGCCGAGCTCATCCAGGACCTCTACCTCGACGGCAAGAAGGACGAGGCGGCGGCCGCCGTACCGGAGGACCTGCTGGAGATGTGCAACCTCGTGGGACCGGAGTCCTACATCAAGGAGCGCATCGCGGCCTTCCAGGCCTCCGGCGTCACGCACCTGAACGTCGTCCCGGCCAGCGAGGACCCCGCGAAGACGATCTCGCAGCTCAAGGAGTGGATCAGCTGA
- a CDS encoding NAD(P)-dependent oxidoreductase produces MRILFTGGSGKAGKHVAPYLAEQGHQVTNADLVPLKHPHVNDLRVDLTNAGEVYSALAGTASFDELELDEKPSYDAVVHFAAIPAILVTSDATTYATNTVSTYNVLEAATRLGIKKVIFASSETTYGVCFAQGERKPLYVPVDEEHPTVPEDSYATSKVANEVTARSFQRRTGADVYGLRINNVIEPHEYAEMFPPFLTDPSLRRRNIFAYIDVRDLGQMVQRCLETDGLGYQVFNVANADMSVTATTSEVIERFYDGVEVRREMGRDETFYAIDKARELVGFDPQHSWRDVLDDPGTGRA; encoded by the coding sequence ATGCGCATCCTCTTCACCGGTGGCAGCGGCAAGGCCGGCAAGCACGTCGCGCCCTACCTCGCCGAGCAGGGTCACCAGGTCACCAACGCCGACCTCGTCCCCCTCAAGCACCCCCACGTCAACGACCTCCGCGTCGACCTCACGAACGCCGGGGAGGTCTACTCCGCCCTCGCGGGCACGGCCTCCTTCGACGAGCTGGAGCTGGACGAGAAGCCGTCGTACGACGCCGTCGTCCACTTCGCCGCCATCCCGGCGATCCTCGTGACCAGTGACGCCACGACGTACGCCACCAACACGGTCAGCACCTACAACGTGCTCGAGGCCGCCACCCGCCTGGGGATCAAGAAGGTCATCTTCGCGTCCTCGGAGACGACGTACGGCGTCTGCTTCGCGCAGGGCGAGCGCAAGCCGCTCTACGTCCCCGTCGACGAGGAGCACCCAACGGTCCCGGAGGACTCCTACGCGACGTCGAAGGTGGCCAACGAGGTGACGGCGCGCTCCTTCCAGCGCCGCACGGGCGCCGACGTCTACGGCCTGCGGATCAACAACGTCATCGAGCCCCACGAGTACGCCGAGATGTTCCCGCCGTTCCTGACCGACCCGTCCCTGCGGCGGCGCAACATCTTCGCCTACATCGACGTGCGCGACCTGGGCCAGATGGTCCAGCGCTGCCTGGAGACCGACGGCCTCGGCTACCAGGTGTTCAACGTCGCCAACGCCGACATGTCCGTGACCGCGACGACGAGCGAGGTCATCGAGCGGTTCTACGACGGCGTCGAGGTGCGCCGGGAGATGGGGCGCGACGAGACGTTCTACGCCATCGACAAGGCGCGTGAGCTGGTGGGTTTCGACCCGCAGCACTCGTGGCGCGACGTCCTCGACGACCCCGGCACCGGACGGGCGTGA
- a CDS encoding acyl-ACP desaturase: MPDTPTNLLEQLEPVVAENLDRHLGLAQEWHPHDYVPWSQGRDFAFLGGEDYSPEQSQLSETAKAAMFTNLLTEDNLPSYHREIATRFGRDGAWGTWVGRWTAEENRHGIAMRDYLVVTRGVDPVELERARMDYMTSGYDSGDKTALEAVTYVSFQELATRVSHRNTGKVTGDPIADKMLARISKDENLHMVFYRNIVAAALEIAPDETMRAIADEVIGFEMPGATMAGFRRSSMIIAKAGIYDLRLHHDEVIMPILRHWKVFDRSDFGPVGEQARDDLAQFLSALDKQAATFVDRRAVGRERDIARGRDNSADIAS; this comes from the coding sequence ATGCCGGACACACCGACCAACCTGCTCGAGCAGCTCGAGCCCGTCGTGGCCGAGAACCTCGACCGCCACCTGGGCCTGGCCCAGGAGTGGCACCCCCACGACTACGTCCCGTGGAGCCAGGGGCGCGACTTCGCCTTCCTCGGCGGTGAGGACTACTCACCCGAGCAGTCGCAGCTGTCGGAGACCGCCAAGGCCGCGATGTTCACCAACCTGCTCACCGAGGACAACCTGCCCTCCTACCACCGCGAGATCGCCACCCGCTTCGGGCGGGACGGCGCCTGGGGCACCTGGGTGGGCCGTTGGACCGCGGAGGAGAACCGGCACGGCATCGCGATGCGCGACTACCTCGTCGTCACCCGCGGTGTCGACCCGGTCGAGCTCGAGCGGGCGCGGATGGACTACATGACCTCCGGCTACGACTCCGGCGACAAGACCGCGCTGGAGGCCGTGACCTACGTGTCCTTCCAGGAGCTGGCCACGCGGGTCTCGCACCGCAACACCGGCAAGGTGACCGGCGACCCGATCGCCGACAAGATGCTGGCGCGGATCTCCAAGGACGAGAACCTGCACATGGTCTTCTACCGCAACATCGTCGCGGCGGCGCTCGAGATCGCCCCCGACGAGACGATGCGGGCGATCGCCGACGAGGTCATCGGCTTCGAGATGCCCGGCGCGACCATGGCCGGCTTCCGGCGCAGCTCGATGATCATCGCCAAGGCCGGGATCTACGACCTGCGCCTGCACCACGACGAGGTGATCATGCCGATCCTGCGGCACTGGAAGGTCTTCGACCGCTCCGACTTCGGCCCCGTCGGCGAGCAGGCCCGCGACGACCTGGCCCAGTTCCTGTCCGCGCTGGACAAGCAGGCGGCGACGTTCGTCGACCGGCGCGCGGTCGGGCGCGAGCGCGACATCGCGCGGGGGCGGGACAACTCGGCCGACATCGCCTCCTGA
- the ychF gene encoding redox-regulated ATPase YchF, whose protein sequence is MALTIGIVGLPNAGKSTLFNALTKNDVLAANYPFATIEPNVGIVGVPEPRLAKLAEIFSSAKILPATVEFVDIAGIVAGASQGEGLGNKFLSHIRESAAICQVTRVFRDEDVTHVDGEVNPASDISTIQTEMILADLQTVEKAIPRLEKDARGRKELKANLDATKEAMEALEAGTPIIATTIDRDLIRELSLLTAKPYIYVFNCDADELGDEDLKQQMRDIVAPAEAIFLDAKFESELVELGDEDEAREMLAEMGIDEPGLDVLARVGFDTLGLQTYLTAGPKESRAWTIRKGATAPEAAGVIHTDFQKGFIKAEVVSFDDLVGSGSMAAAKSAGKVRMEGKDYVMADGDVVEFRFNV, encoded by the coding sequence GTGGCACTCACCATCGGGATCGTCGGTCTCCCCAACGCCGGCAAGTCGACCCTGTTCAACGCGCTCACCAAGAACGACGTGCTCGCGGCGAACTACCCCTTCGCGACCATCGAGCCGAACGTCGGCATCGTCGGTGTGCCCGAGCCGCGCCTGGCGAAGCTCGCCGAGATCTTCTCCTCGGCCAAGATCCTGCCCGCCACCGTCGAGTTCGTCGACATCGCCGGCATCGTCGCCGGCGCCTCGCAGGGGGAGGGGCTGGGCAACAAGTTCCTCTCGCACATCCGCGAGTCGGCCGCGATCTGCCAGGTCACGCGCGTCTTCCGCGACGAGGACGTCACCCACGTCGACGGCGAGGTGAACCCGGCCTCCGACATCTCGACGATCCAGACCGAGATGATCCTGGCCGACCTGCAGACCGTGGAGAAGGCGATCCCGCGTCTGGAGAAGGATGCGCGCGGCCGCAAGGAGCTCAAGGCTAACCTCGACGCCACCAAGGAGGCGATGGAGGCGCTCGAGGCGGGCACGCCGATCATCGCCACGACGATCGACCGCGACCTGATCCGCGAGCTGTCGCTGCTCACGGCGAAGCCCTACATCTACGTCTTCAACTGCGACGCCGACGAGCTCGGCGACGAGGACCTCAAGCAGCAGATGCGCGACATCGTGGCGCCGGCCGAGGCGATCTTCCTCGACGCGAAGTTCGAGTCCGAGCTCGTCGAGCTCGGCGACGAGGACGAGGCGCGCGAGATGCTCGCCGAGATGGGCATCGACGAGCCCGGCCTGGACGTGCTGGCCCGCGTCGGCTTCGACACCCTCGGCCTGCAGACCTACCTGACCGCCGGGCCGAAGGAGTCGCGCGCCTGGACGATCCGCAAGGGCGCCACCGCTCCCGAGGCCGCCGGCGTCATCCACACCGACTTCCAGAAGGGTTTCATCAAGGCCGAGGTCGTGTCCTTCGACGACCTCGTCGGGTCCGGGTCGATGGCCGCGGCCAAGTCGGCCGGCAAGGTCCGCATGGAGGGCAAGGACTACGTCATGGCCGACGGAGACGTCGTGGAGTTCCGCTTCAACGTCTGA